From the genome of Aspergillus chevalieri M1 DNA, chromosome 8, nearly complete sequence, one region includes:
- a CDS encoding FAD-dependent oxidoreductase (COG:C,H;~EggNog:ENOG410PPDP;~InterPro:IPR036188,IPR002938;~PFAM:PF01494;~TransMembrane:1 (i28-45o);~go_function: GO:0071949 - FAD binding [Evidence IEA]) → MPLIASIQAILTGNCPFKKAKPVRIENVAIIGAGLSGLILALALHQQSIPCTIYEARSAPLNIGGAIMLSPNALRILDLLGVYERIRYEGYDFDKLYFRSPADQPFDEYEFGDEEKYSYRGMRIYRHVLIRELSAMVAEANIPIHYDKKFVRVVSETETDVTWEFDDGTTITATCLVGADGIHSKVRKYLYPELEPKFTNAMGVTAAVPTKQLHVPEGYDLPVTIMNRQHGAFVIAPQQQDGSEVLIGRQKRAPELDCEGWNQLMNDKEWCIDFLRQGASDFPEIVQWAVSEISPEKINLWPFYVVPKLDKWSSTHGRVVILGDAAHAIPPSAGQGINQAFEDVYTYALIVAKCDKDFLEKALKIWQQGRQERVDKVLALNAQIDKRRMPKPAGQEHAEDDKPFELEWLYKSDFNEMVDEWLRKDAQ, encoded by the coding sequence ATGCCGCTCATCGCAAGCATCCAAGCGATCCTGACGGGCAACTGCCCTTTCAAGAAAGCAAAGCCAGTCCGCATTGAGAATGTCGCGATCATCGGAGCCGGCCTTTCGGGTCTGATTCTCGCCCTCGCCCTTCACCAGCAGTCGATCCCGTGCACCATCTACGAGGCCCGCTCCGCTCCGTTGAACATTGGCGGAGCCATCATGCTCTCCCCCAATGCGCTGCGCATCCTCGACCTGCTTGGCGTGTACGAGCGCATCCGCTACGAGGGCTACGACTTTGACAAGCTCTACTTCCGCTCGCCAGCCGACCAGCCCTTTGACGAGTACGAGTTTGGCGACGAGGAAAAGTACTCATACCGGGGCATGCGCATCTACCGACACGTGCTCATCCGCGAGCTCTCCGCCATGGTTGCCGAGGCcaacatccccatccactACGACAAAAAATTTGTCCGCGTCGTGTCCGAGACCGAGACCGATGTCACCTGGGAGTTCGACGACGgcaccaccatcaccgccACTTGTCTCGTCGGCGCGGACGGCATCCACTCCAAGGTCCGCAAGTACCTGTACCCTGAGCTCGAGCCGAAATTCACCAATGCCATGGGTGTGACGGCTGCGGTGCCCACAAAGCAGCTGCATGTGCCCGAGGGATACGACCTACCCGTGACAATCATGAACAGGCAGCACGGAGCATTCGTCATTGCGCCCCAGCAACAGGATGGCTCGGAGGTGCTGATTGGTCGTCAGAAGCGGGCGCCCGAGCTGGACTGCGAGGGATGGAACCAGCTGATGAACGACAAGGAGTGGTGCATCGACTTTTTACGCCAGGGCGCCAGCGACTTCCCGGAGATTGTGCAGTGGGCTGTGTCAGAGATCTCGCCGGAGAAGATTAACCTGTGGCCGTTCTATGTAGTTCCTAAGCTGGACAAGTGGAGCTCCACCCACGGCCGGGTGGTGATCCTGGGTGACGCGGCACATGCAATCCCACCTTCGGCCGGACAGGGTATCAACCAGGCCTTTGAAGACGTGTACACCTACGCTCTGATCGTGGCCAAGTGCGACAAGGACTTTCTCGAGAAGGCGCTGAAGATCTGGCAGCAAGGACGCCAGGAACGGGTGGACAAAGTGCTGGCGTTGAACGCGCAGATTGACAAGCGCCGGATGCCCAAGCCGGCTGGTCAGGAACATGCAGAGGATGACAAACCGTTTGAGCTGGAGTGGTTGTACAAGTCTGACTTTAATGAGATGGTGGACGAGTGGCTTCGCAAGGATGCCCAATAG
- a CDS encoding uncharacterized protein (COG:S;~EggNog:ENOG410PVG4;~InterPro:IPR004875;~go_function: GO:0003676 - nucleic acid binding [Evidence IEA]) codes for MDNHGSHLTYEFIEYCEKNRILLYSFPPHATHFLQPLDGKPFKQYKHYHGQAVTEAAILGWSDFEKREFLTVLPGIRKETFKTHTIQSAFRDCGIFPFDPSPVMDDLEKQAEPIPDLQIWDGDSTSSGSAQSSPKTIRQLRKEISKARASLDKIDGHLSALSPGLNRRLERIFSGGLTQAESSDQTAMELDRYLKAAAHQSKPKSRRQVPGLSHSGVLSVQDANRRIGARKKAEEKKEGRRLGQSIRTSLATTHRRYDRLELWMMGIDENADQETIDSILNKNR; via the coding sequence ATGGATAATCATGGATCTCACCTCACGTatgaattcattgaatactGCGAGAAGAATCGGATTCTTCTCTACTCCTTCCCACCACATGCAACCCATTTTTTGCAGCCTTTAGATGGAAAGCCATTTAAACAGTACAAACACTATCATGGGCAGGCTGTCACTGAGGCTGCTATACTTGGATGGAGTGATTTTGAGAAGCGGGAGTTCCTTACAGTACTACCAGGTATTCGGAAGGAGACATTCAAGACCCATACTATCCAATCAGCCTTTAGAGATTGTGGAATCTTCCCTTTtgacccctctcctgttatGGACGATCTGGAGAAACAAGCAGAGCCCATTCCAGATCTACAAATATGGGATGGTGACTCTACCTCTAGTGGTTCCGCCCAGAGCTCTCCTAAAACCATCAGGCAACTCCGGAAAGAAATCTCTAAGGCTCGGGCATCCTTGGATAAGATTGATGGTCATCTATCTGctttatcaccaggcttaAATAGGCGTTTGGAGAGGATATTTAGTGGTGGTCTAACTCAGGCGGAATCCAGTGATCAAACAGCCATGGAGTTGGACCGATATCTCAAAGCTGCAGCACACCAATCTAAGCCAAAATCTCGTCGACAAGTTCCTGGACTTAGCCACTCTGGTGTACTATCAGTGCAGGATGCCAACAGGCGAATTGGTGCCCGAAAGaaggcagaagaaaagaaggaagggcGGCGACTTGGACAGTCTATTAGGACTTCTTTGGCCACCACTCACCGCAGATATGACCGATTGGAGCTATGGAtgatgggaattgatgaaaatgcCGACCAGGAAACTATTGATAGTATTTTAAACAAAAACCGATGA
- a CDS encoding uncharacterized protein (COG:S;~EggNog:ENOG410Q264;~SECRETED:SignalP(1-21)), with amino-acid sequence MKTSTVLFALCSLVGIEQAIAAPASELQTRATGTGNDDCDPIQGTLNIRGEDALTYDADCWAMLCGGKDPVMQKIASSYADKHRQVAAGSAASKQPFKNPSSNGIKALPPTTAWGLNQDWDSAEEFPFASTVKGGQGALLFPANKKSQDEQKISLSAFYSSNKIKGYDPAKKGQAGAEDGTWFTIKKFTGPVGPYCKAYNDDDISVCHKKTADPRWGYDPAEYAYIYDHASKTFKYQGK; translated from the exons ATGAAGACCTCCACTGTCCTATTCGCCCTTTGCTCGCTTGTCGGCATTGAACAGGCCATTGCCGCCCCGGCCAGCGAACTACAGACACGGGCAACTGGAACCGGCAATGATGACTGTGACCCGATTCAGGGAACACTCAATATTCGCGGTGAAGATGCTCTCACCTACGATGCCGACTGCTGGGCGATGCTGTGCGGAGGAAAAGATCCAGTTAT GCAAAAGATCGCATCAAGTTATGCTGATAAGCATCGTCAAGTCGCCGCTGGAAGCGCTGCCTCCAAGCAGCCCTTCAAGAACCCCTCGTCAAATGGCATCAAGGCCCTTCCGCCCACTACTGCATGGGGTCTCAACCAGGACTGGGATTCAGCAGAAGAATTCCCGTTTGCATCCACGGTCAAGGGTGGACAAGG TGCCCTTCTATTCCCAGCGAACAAAAAGTCGCAGGATGAGCAAAAGATTTCGCTTTCCGCATTCTACTCCTCCAACAAGATCAAGGGTTATGACCCGGCCAAGAAGGGCCAAGCTGGCGCTGAGGATGGAACATGGTTCACTATCAAGAAGTTTACCGGCCCAGTAGG ACCGTACTGCAAAGCTtacaatgatgatgatattagCGTCTGCCACAAGAAGACTGCGGATCCCCGCTGGGGCTACGACCCTGCTGAGTATGCGTATATTTATGATCACGCATCCAAGACTTTCAAATACCAAGGAAAATAA
- a CDS encoding uncharacterized protein (COG:S;~EggNog:ENOG410PWCY;~InterPro:IPR014710,IPR011051,IPR025979;~PFAM:PF12973;~TransMembrane:1 (o51-71i)), with amino-acid sequence MMSSTQDQRPKATAVPYQGEPLPNVPNDLVIPNVLSLDFDKRLWVSQAPDIWLRPLVFAVSQGYFVNLLRVRKSGILSRHRHTGPVHATTLRGKWHYLEHDWWATEGSHAFEPPGDIHTLEVPDGVEEMVTLFHVTGAYIYVDPDGKPVGVEDVFSKLASAKTHYERVGLGANYVDQFIR; translated from the coding sequence ATGATGTCGTCAACCCAAGATCAACGACCAAAAGCGACCGCTGTCCCATACCAAGGCGAACCTCTACCGAACGTCCCAAATGACCTCGTTATCCCGAATGTTTTGAGCCTGGACTTCGACAAACGACTCTGGGTTTCCCAGGCCCCCGATATCTGGCTCCGACCTCTTGTTTTTGCCGTCTCACAAGGATATTTCGTCAATCTCCTCCGTGTCCGCAAGTCAGGAATCCTATCGCGCCATCGGCATACTGGCCCTGTTCATGCGACAACTCTCCGCGGTAAATGGCACTACCTCGAGCATGATTGGTGGGCGACAGAGGGGAGTCATGCATTTGAGCCGCCCGGTGATATCCACACGCTCGAGGTTCCGGACGGCGTCGAGGAGATGGTAACGCTGTTTCATGTTACCGGGGCGTACATTTACGTTGACCCTGATGGAAAGCCGGTTGGGGTGGAAGATGTCTTCTCGAAGCTTGCAAGTGCAAAGACGCATTATGAGAGGGTTGGATTGGGTGCGAATTACGTTGACCAGTTTATTCGATGA
- a CDS encoding fungal specific transcription factor domain-containing protein (COG:S;~EggNog:ENOG410PVE8;~TransMembrane:1 (o353-373i)), translating to MHHLHACMSDGNWHLAYARQLLQNSARPLEFHQSSTLDAFSAQFLHQNARWETLGLFFSAVSRATLDVSFFPSLYSTEKGQYSLRRMAMKLCDYILDICLSLDCLNDLQLLFQYENFIVHSHVDGDQSYHSWRRIGDVISSTFALGYHENLEAKPDVPPFLTEMRKTASARIYSADKNLAIFLGRPPRMCKRFCHLHLPSSWIGFETLAYGHTPNADGDEEIKATYCGDTRWSVICASLKEDIMEMLRDVKDDTYIERATAIQEKARAEWDSLPPQFRLDGSLKQFAGNPFERDFVASVRLNHLQVLFLVHLLLLDSPAEPNVSIIEVAQEMLSLVTETILLRDRLVNSGTSLIWKVAHFGLPAAGILLLAMLRQGNNSSTPIPWTKTIQDLNVFVAEVEIGTIIRPEDPNYALLSKATQTIQRFLDSVHSKITPQSRNEDWTALLNQDLWDSEFAFWDNMAGHPSLDPLPEV from the exons ATGCATCATCTACATGCCTGCATGTCGGACGGAAACTGGCATTTGGCATATGCACGACAGTTGCTGCAGAACTCCGCCCGGCCTCTGGAATTTCATCAATCTTCAACACTCGACGCTTTCTCCGCTCAATTCCTACACCAAAATGCTCGGTGGGAAACCTTGGGGCTATTCTTCTCAGCCGTCAGTCGGGCTACCCTTGACGTGTCGTTCTTCCCCTCTTTATACTCAACGGAGAAAGGACAATATTCTCTTCGACGCATGGCGATGAAACTCTGCGATTATATCTTGGACATTTGCTTATCCTTGGACTGTCTGAACGACTTACAGCTCCTGTTTCAATACGAGAACTTCATCGTCCACTCCCACGTGGATGGAGATCAGA GCTACCATTCGTGGCGCAGAATCGGAGATGTGATTTCTTCAACGTTCGCCTTGGGCTACCACGAGAACCTCGAAGCAAAGCCCGACGTACCTCCATTCCTAACAGAGATGCGCAAAACTGCCTCTGCCAGAATCTACTCCGCGGACAAAAACTTGGCTATTTTCCTTGGTCGACCTCCCCGAATGTGCAAGCGGTTTTGTCATCTTCACCTCCCTTCGAGCTGGATTGGCTTTGAGACGTTGGCCTATGGACATACCCCTAATGCCGATGGAGATGAAGAGATTAAGGCTACGTATTGTGGTGATACGCGCTGGTCCGTAATTTGCGCCTCGTTGAAAGAGGATATCATGGAGATGCTCCGTGATGTCAAAGACGACACATATATCGAAAGAGCAAC TGCGATTCAAGAGAAAGCCAGAGCTGAATGGGACTCACTACCTCCGCAATTTAGATTAGACGGCAGCCTGAAACAGTTTGCCGGGAATCCGTTTGAGCGAGATTTCGTAGCAAGTGTGCGACTCAACCATTTGCAGGTGTTGTTTCTCGTGCATCTTCTACTGCTGGACAGCCCAGCTGAGCCCAATGTGTCAATCATAGAGGTGGCGCAAGAGATGCTCTCCTTAGTTACCGAAACCATTCTCCTCCGGGATCGACTTGTGAATTCGGGAACAAGTCTCATTTGGAAG GTTGCCCACTTTGGCCTTCCAGCAGCCGGGATCCTACTTCTCGCGATGCTCAGGCAAGGAAACAACTCAAGCACTCCGATACCGTGGACAAAAACTATCCAAGACCTCAACGTATTCGTTGCCGAAGTCGAGATAGGAACAATTATTCGACCGGAGGATCCCAACTACGCGTTACTATCCAAGGCAACGCAAACTATCCAGAGGTTTCTTGATTCCGTGCATTCGAAGATAACTCCTCAGTCGCGAAATGAGGATTGGACGGCGTTGCTGAACCAGGATCTCTGGGATTCTGAGTTTGCGTTCTGGGATAACATGGCGGGTCATCCGTCGCTGGATCCTTTGCCGGAAGTGTAA
- a CDS encoding F-box protein (COG:S;~EggNog:ENOG410PTH7;~InterPro:IPR001810,IPR036047;~PFAM:PF00646,PF12937;~go_function: GO:0005515 - protein binding [Evidence IEA]), whose protein sequence is MTRFSLIPVEILHSIFSLLNKSDLSRLSRTCKQIHQQATPRLWRSYCNYNQQPYNAFLRAIVTNPGRAKHVEELHTSNVSEDDPREISEDDIQSFQSAVSNLLLPDEFKDRLNEGIKEGYSDPMLALLLCKLPNLKNLFLYRPDICDLICELFGHANSGKFSGLDKLQRFSIETTDVSCAVGTVRDYGGVLNMAHEVQIVQLNDETMSPSRFKEGSSAVEHLHILESGMGTDAMRVFAQSCKTLRTFNYTFGNVDYYDDYFKPQEAVKELERHKDTLEELTMLYDDDRLKQSWYDLTAREWYMGTELQQFTRLKKLRSGMHSLLGLLHPQSAAMETYPANPQADRERPELVDVLPASIEHLTILYADARIIPHLQKVGVACENRFPNLRKVIVGFCSESTEKDVQFEISGLELSVLYQTPEEREAYVYGRKPYSWVGSQAFRD, encoded by the coding sequence ATGACACGATTCTCTCTTATTCCCGTGGAAATTCTCCACTCCATATTCAGTCTCCTAAACAAATCCGACCTTTCTCGCCTATCTCGGACGTGCAAACAAATCCACCAACAAGCCACCCCGCGTCTCTGGAGAAGCTACTGCAACTACAACCAGCAACCTTACAATGCATTCTTGCGAGCTATAGTCACCAACCCAGGTCGAGCCAAGCATGTTGAGGAGCTTCACACATCAAATGTATCCGAAGATGACCCTCGCGAAATCTCAGAGGACGACATCCAATCCTTCCAGTCGGCAGTTTCGAACCTCTTACTTCCTGACGAATTCAAAGATCGCCTAAATGAGGGAATAAAGGAAGGGTACAGCGATCCGATGCTGGCTCTTCTACTCTGCAAGCTACCCAATCTGAAGAATCTATTCCTATACCGACCTGATATCTGCGACCTGATATGTGAGCTTTTTGGCCACGCCAATTCGGGCAAATTTTCCGGTCTTGACAAGCTCCAACGATTCTCCATAGAGACCACTGACGTTTCCTGTGCCGTGGGAACTGTTCGGGACTATGGAGGCGTTCTTAATATGGCGCACGAGGTGCAAATCGTGCAGTTAAATGATGAGACAATGAGTCCATCCCGATTCAAAGAGGGCTCATCTGCAGTTGAGCATCTTCACATCCTCGAGAGTGGTATGGGAACTGATGCCATGCGGGTGTTCGCGCAGAGTTGCAAAACACTCCGCACGTTCAATTATACCTTCGGGAATGTCGATTACTACGATGACTATTTCAAACCGCAGGAGGCCGTGAAAGAGCTCGAGCGTCATAAAGACACGCTCGAGGAGCTCACGATGCTGTACGACGATGACCGGCTAAAGCAGTCCTGGTACGACTTGACGGCCCGCGAATGGTACATGGGGACTGAACTGCAACAATTCACAAGATTGAAGAAACTGCGGAGTGGTATGCACAGTCTGCTGGGGCTCTTGCATCCACAGTCTGCTGCGATGGAGACATATCCCGCAAATCCTCAGGCTGATAGAGAAAGGCCAGAGCTAGTGGACGTGCTTCCGGCGTCAATAGAGCACTTGACCATATTGTACGCCGATGCGCGGATCATTCCTCACCTGCAGAAGGTTGGGGTTGCCTGCGAGAATCGATTTCCCAATCTGAGAAAGGTGATTGTGGGGTTCTGCTCTGAGTCAACGGAGAAGGATGTTCAATTCGAAATCTCAGGACTGGAGTTGTCGGTGCTATATCAGACTCCGGAGGAGCGAGAGGCCTACGTCTATGGCCGAAAGCCATATTCGTGGGTTGGGTCTCAGGCCTTCAGGGACTGA
- a CDS encoding uncharacterized protein (COG:S;~EggNog:ENOG410PTX5): MALQQDASEAELAVMNAFHREAHGCRDTAGQILEQEISPYYQQYNPSVHVAPYTTIIGPSGIGKTFLIQELARKGVYVAYASLASTESGVYPSRSKMADLVARRDDKENAAVFFNCYIAASLVNIQMCRDIGITATGLFDAMIRVEFADVQSKLAEQVEKLYKHVSDFKPADDATERSQTFEHRVKKFANQGTLAVPLALYEENITSVFVNFLERLNRHEHRGKYVQPSKATKHFDPENTPPAIICIDNARGLFNPYNYSGEGGSFLAFQTALRDQRVINPLFGLLVDSSSKIASFHCPSPDAKGTFPPIYEIDSMDLFAVRKDRGWEAIRTLTQSAHANVGLEHLYNLGRPLWGAVLREKSRESSLNEAQMQVLDLARTKICGHPSLRGRKPMSDTQALALLSYRMEFDITPDQRLSNEFVANHLRHIVHITGRDWFMRTYHPTEPVLALASQVEMSTRSKTRVEVLRALYKHVTEGSIILRSTGDPIATLILMFAMDAAQPEGSHRPVKLAIFLSSLFSENVLESIRERSEASDGLRSLWQEGVVFFNQFVRLGVDPDEGTLWRAFHRAAAVLPHVGYNGPNIIIPIFLPNKNKMSYILVRVSNWREEEIDEAFKDDAKNSLKYDAISIDSEKKNDDKEDYGDEYNKDAKDEDEE; encoded by the coding sequence ATGGCCTTACAGCAAGATGCATCCGAGGCAGAATTGGCTGTTATGAACGCCTTCCACCGGGAAGCCCACGGTTGCAGAGACACGGCTGGCCAGATCCTGGAACAAGAGATATCCCCTTACTACCAGCAATACAACCCCTCTGTGCACGTCGCACCGTATACGACCATTATCGGCCCAAGCGGTATTGGCAAGACGTTCCTGATCCAGGAACTCGCCCGGAAGGGTGTCTACGTTGCCTACGCCAGTCTCGCAAGTACAGAATCTGGAGTATATCCTTCTCGCTCGAAGATGGCGGATCTAGTTGCCAGACGTGATGATAAAGAGAATGCGGCCGTCTTTTTCAACTGTTACATTGCTGCAAGCTTGGTCAACATCCAGATGTGTAGGGACATTGGCATCACCGCAACGGGCCTGTTTGATGCTATGATAAGGGTTGAGTTTGCCGATGTTCAATCAAAGCTGGCAGAGCAAGTCGAGAAGTTGTACAAGCACGTGTCTGATTTTAAGCCAGCGGATGACGCCACGGAGCGCTCGCAGACATTTGAGCATAGGGTGAAGAAGTTCGCCAACCAGGGCACGCTGGCCGTCCCGCTCGCACTGTATGAGGAGAACATCACCAGCGTGTTTGTGAATTTCTTGGAAAGGCTCAATCGCCACGAGCATCGAGGCAAGTACGTCCAGCCCAGCAAAGCGACGAAACACTTTGATCCCGAGAACACCCCACCCGCCATTATCTGCATCGACAACGCTCGTGGCCTCTTCAACCCCTACAACTATTCGGGGGAGGGAGGTTCGTTTTTGGCGTTTCAGACGGCCCTGCGTGACCAAAGGGTGATCAATCCGTTGTTCGGACTTCTTGTGGACTCCTCTTCCAAAATAGCAAGCTTCCATTGTCCCAGCCCCGACGCCAAGGGCACCTTCCCGCCAATATACGAAATCGACTCGATGGACCTTTTCGCTGTGAGAAAAGACCGAGGCTGGGAGGCTATCAGGACCTTGACGCAGTCAGCCCATGCAAACGTCGGACTGGAACATCTCTACAATCTAGGAAGGCCTTTGTGGGGTGCTGTCCTCCGAGAGAAGTCCCGGGAATCTAGCCTCAATGAGGCTCAGATGCAGGTGCTTGATCTCGCTAGGACTAAGATCTGCGGCCATCCAAGCTTGCGTGGACGCAAGCCAATGAGCGATACCCAGGCCTTGGCGTTACTCTCCTACCGGATGGAATTTGATATCACTCCCGACCAGCGCCTTTCCAACGAGTTCGTTGCAAATCACCTCCGCCACATCGTTCATATAACGGGACGCGACTGGTTCATGCGCACTTACCATCCTACGGAGCCGGTCCTGGCGCTAGCCTCCCAGGTGGAAATGTCCACTCGCTCGAAGACTCGGGTTGAGGTCCTCAGGGCGCTCTATAAGCACGTCACTGAGGGGTCGATCATTCTCAGGAGCACTGGCGATCCCATCGCGACCTTGATCCTGATGTTTGCTATGGACGCCGCCCAGCCCGAGGGGAGCCATCGCCCGGTGAAGCTGGCGATATTCTTATCTTCTCTGTTCTCCGAAAATGTGCTCGAGTCCATTCGCGAACGATCGGAGGCGTCTGACGGGCTGCGATCTCTGTGGCAGGAGGGTGTGGTGTTTTTCAACCAATTCGTGCGACTCGGAGTTGATCCGGACGAGGGTACTTTGTGGAGGGCGTTTCACCGGGCAGCCGCCGTGCTGCCTCATGTTGGGTACAATGGACCtaatatcatcatccccatTTTCCTCCCGAACAAAAACAAGATGAGCTATATCCTTGTCAGGGTGAGCAACTGGCGTGAGGAGGAGATTGACGAGGCGTTCAAAGACGATGCAAAGAACTCCCTCAAATACGATGCGATATCGATTGACTCGGAAAAAAAGAACGACGACAAAGAAGATTACGGTGACGAATACAACAAAGATGCAaaagacgaggatgaggaataG
- a CDS encoding uncharacterized protein (COG:S;~EggNog:ENOG410PJ22) produces the protein MLLNRVLLDVYTRRPLLCLYRPIVMSESRDDRAFFEIQQSCLESSLVILSYQDYFDPSVADLDVFNSTSYWDIFQLFCKNDILWAALGVCGYMKLSTQQQSTALSSPPQPQPGSSPTPRAATHTKASLTRTVENTLDGLTRRIGETGSNLKDVLLLAVVLQSVRARELGQMKERWMQEGATKALSACRQHLLP, from the coding sequence ATGCTGTTGAATCGCGTCCTCCTGGACGTCTACACCCGCAGacctcttctctgtctctacCGGCCCATCGTCATGAGCGAGAGCCGTGACGATAGAGCGTTCTTTGAAATCCAGCAATCATGCCTAGAATCCTCACTTGTCATTTTGTCATATCAAGACTACTTCGACCCTAGCGTGGCCGACCTTGACGTTTTCAATTCGACCTCCTACTGGGACATCTTCCAACTCTTCTGCAAAAACGATATTTTGTGGGCGGCGTTGGGCGTCTGCGGATACATGAAGCTATCGACTCAACAGCAGTCGACAGCCTTGAGTTCGCCCCCTCAACCCCAGCCTGGTTCCTCTCCAACCCCACGGGCGGCAACTCATACCAAGGCCAGCTTGACTCGGACGGTCGAAAATACACTCGATGGCCTGACACGCAGAATCGGTGAAACCGGCAGCAATCTCAAGGACGTTCTACTTCTTGCCGTGGTTTTGCAGTCGGTGCGAGCTCGTGAATTAGGCCAGATGAAAGAACGGTGGATGCAGGAAGGGGCAACCAAAGCTTTGTCTGCGTGTCGGCAGCATTTACTCCCCTAG